One window from the genome of Vicugna pacos chromosome 21, VicPac4, whole genome shotgun sequence encodes:
- the HCN3 gene encoding potassium/sodium hyperpolarization-activated cyclic nucleotide-gated channel 3, whose protein sequence is MAVALPRLLLPCPAFARLSPGGAAQSARRPLASLSHTPPPPRAPAVPSRLRLRSQPAGLRRLGLRGVGGPGWPQQGLGGQTCKLTGVMEADQRPTTGASDGATPGLEAAPSAAPAPTTAASGPIPGSRPGSEPKRRQLGTLLQPTVNKFSLRVFGSHKAVEIEQERVKSAGAWIIHPYSDFRFYWDLIMLLLMVGNLIVLPVGITFFKEENSPPWIVFNVLSDTFFLMDLVLNFRTGIVVEEGAEILLAPRAIRTRYLRTWFLVDLISSIPVDYIFLVVELEPRLDAEVYKTARALRIVRFTKILSLLRLLRLSRLIRYIHQWEEIFHMTYDLASAVVRIFNLIGMMLLLCHWDGCLQFLVPMLQDFPPDCWVSINHMVNHSWGRQYSHALFKAMSHMLCIGYGQQAPVGMPDVWLTMLSMIVGATCYAMFIGHATALIQSLDSSRRQYQEKYKQVEQYMSFHKLPADTRQRIHEYYEHRYQGKMFDEESILGELSEPLREEIINFTCRGLVAHMPLFAHADPSFVTAVLTKLRFEVFQPGDLVVREGSVGRKMYFIQHGLLSVLARGARDTRLTDGSYFGEICLLTRGRRTASVRADTYCRLYSLSVDHFNAVLEEFPMMRRAFETVAMDRLRRIGKKNSVLQRKRSEPSPGSSGGIMEQHLVQHDRDMARGVRGLAPGTGARLSGKPVLWEPLVHAPLQAAAVTSNVAIALTHQRGPLPLSPDSPVTLLARSARRSAGAASPASPLVPVRAGPLLARGPWASTSRLPAPAARTLHASLSRAGRSQVSLLGPPPGGGGRRLGPRGRPLSASQPSLPQRAAGDGSPGRKGSGSEQVPPSGLLAKPPGTAQPPRPSVPEPATPRGPQLSANM, encoded by the exons aTGGCTGTGGCACTGCCCCgcctcctcctgccctgcccagccTTCGCGCGGCTCTCGCCAGGGGGCGCAGCGCAATCCGCCCGCCGCCCGCTGGCGAGTCTGTCGCACACACCCCCTCCGCCCCGCGCGCCGGCAGTTCCCAGTCGACTACGCCTCCGCTCCCAGCCCGCCGGGCTGCGCCGGCTCGGACTCCGGGGTGTCGGGGGTCCCGGATGGCCGCAGCAGGGTCTAGGAGGCCAAACGTGTAAGCTGACTGGAGTCATGGAGGCGGACCAGCGGCCAACCACTGGGGCCAGCGACGGGGCGACCCCTGGGCTGGAGGCGGCGCCTTCGGCTGCCCCGGCGCCTACGACCGCGGCCTCGGGTCCGATCCCCGGGTCCAGGCCCGGGTCCGAGCCCAAGAGGAGGCAGCTCGGGACTCTGCTCCAGCCCACGGTCAACAAGTTCTCCCTTCGCGTGTTCGGCAGCCACAAAGCAGTGGAAATCGAGCAGGAGCGGGTCAAGTCAGCGGGGGCCTGGATCATCCACCCCTACAGCGACTTCCG GTTTTACTGGGATCTGATCATGCTCCTCCTGATGGTGGGGAATCTCATTGTGCTACCTGTGGGCATCACCTTCTTCAAGGAGGAGAACTCTCCGCCTTGGATCGTCTTCAAtgtcctctctgacaccttcttCTTGATGGATCTGGTGCTCAACTTCCGCACGGGCATCGTGGTAGAGGAGGGTGCTGAGATCCTGCTGGCACCACGGGCCATCCGCACACGCTACCTGCGCACCTGGTTCCTGGTTGACCTCATCTCCTCTATTCCTGTGGATTACATCTTCCTGGTGGTAGAGCTGGAGCCACGACTGGACGCTGAGGTCTACAAAACAGCTCGGGCCCTGCGCATCGTGCGTTTCACCAAGATCCTCAGCCTGCTGCGGCTGCTCCGCCTCTCCCGCCTCATCCGCTACATACAccagtgggaggag ATCTTTCACATGACCTATGACCTGGCCAGTGCTGTGGTTCGCATCTTCAACCTCATCGGGATGATGCTGCTGCTATGTCACTGGGATGGCTGTCTGCAGTTCCTGGTCCCCATGCTGCAGGACTTCCCTCCTGACTGCTGGGTCTCCATCAACCACATGGTG AACCACTCATGGGGCCGCCAGTATTCCCACGCCCTGTTCAAGGCCATGAGCCACATGCTCTGCATTGGCTACGGGCAGCAGGCACCTGTAGGCATGCCCGACGTCTGGCTCACCATGCTCAGCATGATCGTGGGTGCTACCTGCTACGCCATGTTCATCGGCCATGCCACCGCTCTCATCCAGTCCCTGGACTCTTCCCGGCGTCAATACCAGGAGAAG TACAAGCAGGTGGAGCAGTATATGTCCTTCCACAAGCTGCCAGCTGACACACGGCAGCGCATCCATGAGTACTATGAGCACCGCTACCAGGGCAAGATGTTCGATGAAGAAAGCATCCTAGGCGAGCTGAGTGAACCACTTCGGGAG GAGATCATTAACTTCACCTGCCGGGGCCTCGTGGCCCACATGCCGCTGTTCGCCCATGCCGACCCCAGCTTCGTCACAGCCGTGCTCACCAAGCTGCGCTTTGAGGTCTTCCAGCCGGGGGACCTCGTGGTGCGTGAGGGCTCCGTGGGCAGGAAGATGTACTTCATCCAGCATGGGCTGCTCAGTGTGCTGGCACGTGGCGCCCGGGACACTCGCCTCACTGATGGATCCTACTTTGGGG AGATCTGTCTGCTGACTCGGGGCCGTCGCACAGCCAGCGTGCGAGCTGACACCTACTGCCGCCTCTACTCACTCAGCGTGGATCATTTCAACGCTGTACTGGAGGAGTTCCCCATGATGCGCCGAGCCTTCGAGACAGTGGCCATGGATCGGCTGCGCCGCATCG GTAAGAAGAATTCCGTACTGCAGCGGAAGCGCTCTGAGCCAAGTCCGGGCAGCAGTGGGGGCATCATGGAGCAGCACTTGGTGCAGCACGACAGGGATATGGCTCGGGGTGTTCGGGGCCTCGCCCCAGGTACGGGAGCTCGGCTCAGCGGAAAGCCAGTGCTGTGGGAGCCACTAGTGCACGCACCCCTGCAAGCAGCCGCCGTGACCTCCAATGTGGCCATTGCCCTGACTCACCAGCGAGGCCCTCTACCCCTCTCCCCTGACTCTCCAGTCACCCTACTTGCTCGCTCTGCTcgaagatcagcaggagcagcctccccagcctccccactGGTGCCTGTCCGTGCTGGCCCTCTGCTGGCTCGGGGGCCATGGGCATCCACCTCCCGCCTGCCGGCCCCAGCTGCCCGAACCCTCCACGCCAGCCTATCCCGGGCCGGGCGCTCCCAGGTGTCCCTGCTGGGCCCCCCCCCAGGAGGAGGTGGACGGAGACTAGGACCTCGGGGCCGCCCACTCTCAGCCTCCCAACCCTCTCTGCCTCAGCGGGCAGCAGGTGATGGCTCTCCTGGGCGTAAAGGCTCAGGAAGTGAACAGGTACCCCCCTCAGGGCTCCTGGCCAAGCCTCCAGGGACAGCCCAGCCCCCCAGGCCATCAGtgcctgagccagccaccccccGGGGTCCCCAGCTCTCTGCCAATATGTGA
- the CLK2 gene encoding dual specificity protein kinase CLK2 isoform X1: MPHPRRYHSSERGSRGSYHEHYRSRKHKRRRSRSWSSSSDRTRRRRREDSYHVRSRSSYDDRSSDRRAYDRRYCGSYRRNDYSRDRGEAYYDADYRHSYEYHRENSSYRSQRSSRRKHRRRRRRSRTFSRSSSQHSSRRAKSVEDDAEGHLIYHVGDWLQERYEIVSTLGEGTFGRVVQCVDHRRGGARVALKIIKNVEKYKEAARLEINVLEKINEKDPDNKNLCVQMFDWFDYHGHMCISFELLGLSTFDFLKDNNYLPYPIHQVRHMAYQLCQAVKFLHDNKLTHTDLKPENILFVNSDYELTYNLEKKRDERSVKSTAVRVVDFGSATFDHEHHSTIVSTRHYRAPEVILELGWSQPCDVWSIGCIIFEYYVGFTLFQTHDNREHLAMMERILGPIPSRMIRKTRKQKYFYRGRLDWDENTSAGRYVRENCKPLRRYLTSEAEEHHQLFDLIESMLEYEPAKRLTLGEALQHPFFARLRAEPPNAKLWDSSRDISR, from the exons ATGCCTCATCCTCGAAGGTACCACTCTTCAGAGCGAGGCAGCCGGGGGAGTTACCATGAACACTATCGGAGCCGAAAGCATAAGAGACGAAGAAGCCGCTCCTGGTCAAGTAGCAGTGACCGGACTCGGCGGCGCCGGCGGGAAGACAGCTACCACGTCCGTTCCCGGAG CAGCTATGATGATCGTTCATCAGACCGGAGGGCATATGACCGGCGATACTGTGGCAGCTACAGGCGCAATGACTACAGCCGGGATCGGGGAGAAGCCTACTACGACGCGGACTACCGGCATTCCTACGAATATCATCGGGAGAACAGCAGTTACCGCAGCCAGCGCAGCAGCCGGCGGAAGCATAGACGGCGAAGGCGACGCAGCCGGACATTCAGCCGCTCGTCTTCG CAGCACAGCAGCCGGAGAGCCAAGAGTGTAGAGGACGACGCTGAGGGCCACCTCATCTACCACGTCGGGGACTGGCTACAAGAGCGAT atgaAATCGTAAGCACCCTGGGAGAGGGGACCTTCGGCCGAGTTGTACAGTGTGTTGACCATCGCAG GGGCGGGGCTCGAGTTGCCCTGAAGATCATTAAAAATGTGGAAAAGTACAAGGAAGCAGCTCGACTTGAAATCAACGTGCTGGAGAAAATCAATGAGAAGGACCCTGACAACAAGAA CCTCTGTGTCCAGATGTTTGACTGGTTTGACTACCATGGCCACATGTGTATCTCCTTTGAGCTTCTGGGCCTTAGCACCTTCGATTTCCTCAAAGACAACAACTACCTGCCCTACCCCATCCACCAAGTGCGCCACATGGCCTACCAGCTGTGCCAGGCCGTCAAGT TCCTCCATGATAACAAGCTGACACATACGGACCTCAAACCTGAAAATATTCTGTTTGTGAATTCAGACTACGAGCTCACCTACAATCTAGAGAAG AAGCGAGATGAGCGCAGCGTGAAGAGCACAGCTGTGCGGGTGGTAGACTTTGGCAGTGCCACCTTTGACCATGAACACCATAGTACCATTGTCTCCACTCGCCATTACCGAGCACCAGAGGTCATCCTTG AGTTGGGCTGGTCACAGCCTTGTGATGTGTGGAGCATAGGCTGCATCATCTTTGAATACTATGTTGGCTTCACCCTCTTCCAA aCCCATGACAACAGAGAACATCTAGCCATGATGGAAAGGATCTTGGGTCCTATCCCCTCCCGGATGATCCGAAAGACAAG GAAGCAGAAATATTTTTATCGGGGTCGCCTGGATTGGGATGAGAACACGTCAGCTGGACGCTACGTTCGAGAAAACTGCAAACCACTTCGG CGATATCTGACCTCGGAGGCAGAGGAACACCATCAGCTCTTCGATCTGATTGAAAGCATGCTAGAATATGAACCTGCTAAGCGGCTGACCTTGGGCGAAGCCCTTCAGCACCCTTTCTTCGCCCGCCTTCGGGCTGAGCCACCTAACGCCAAGTTGTGGGACTCCAGTCGGGATATCAGTCGGTGA
- the CLK2 gene encoding dual specificity protein kinase CLK2 isoform X2 yields the protein MPHPRRYHSSERGSRGSYHEHYRSRKHKRRRSRSWSSSSDRTRRRRREDSYHVRSRSSYDDRSSDRRAYDRRYCGSYRRNDYSRDRGEAYYDADYRHSYEYHRENSSYRSQRSSRRKHRRRRRRSRTFSRSSSHSSRRAKSVEDDAEGHLIYHVGDWLQERYEIVSTLGEGTFGRVVQCVDHRRGGARVALKIIKNVEKYKEAARLEINVLEKINEKDPDNKNLCVQMFDWFDYHGHMCISFELLGLSTFDFLKDNNYLPYPIHQVRHMAYQLCQAVKFLHDNKLTHTDLKPENILFVNSDYELTYNLEKKRDERSVKSTAVRVVDFGSATFDHEHHSTIVSTRHYRAPEVILELGWSQPCDVWSIGCIIFEYYVGFTLFQTHDNREHLAMMERILGPIPSRMIRKTRKQKYFYRGRLDWDENTSAGRYVRENCKPLRRYLTSEAEEHHQLFDLIESMLEYEPAKRLTLGEALQHPFFARLRAEPPNAKLWDSSRDISR from the exons ATGCCTCATCCTCGAAGGTACCACTCTTCAGAGCGAGGCAGCCGGGGGAGTTACCATGAACACTATCGGAGCCGAAAGCATAAGAGACGAAGAAGCCGCTCCTGGTCAAGTAGCAGTGACCGGACTCGGCGGCGCCGGCGGGAAGACAGCTACCACGTCCGTTCCCGGAG CAGCTATGATGATCGTTCATCAGACCGGAGGGCATATGACCGGCGATACTGTGGCAGCTACAGGCGCAATGACTACAGCCGGGATCGGGGAGAAGCCTACTACGACGCGGACTACCGGCATTCCTACGAATATCATCGGGAGAACAGCAGTTACCGCAGCCAGCGCAGCAGCCGGCGGAAGCATAGACGGCGAAGGCGACGCAGCCGGACATTCAGCCGCTCGTCTTCG CACAGCAGCCGGAGAGCCAAGAGTGTAGAGGACGACGCTGAGGGCCACCTCATCTACCACGTCGGGGACTGGCTACAAGAGCGAT atgaAATCGTAAGCACCCTGGGAGAGGGGACCTTCGGCCGAGTTGTACAGTGTGTTGACCATCGCAG GGGCGGGGCTCGAGTTGCCCTGAAGATCATTAAAAATGTGGAAAAGTACAAGGAAGCAGCTCGACTTGAAATCAACGTGCTGGAGAAAATCAATGAGAAGGACCCTGACAACAAGAA CCTCTGTGTCCAGATGTTTGACTGGTTTGACTACCATGGCCACATGTGTATCTCCTTTGAGCTTCTGGGCCTTAGCACCTTCGATTTCCTCAAAGACAACAACTACCTGCCCTACCCCATCCACCAAGTGCGCCACATGGCCTACCAGCTGTGCCAGGCCGTCAAGT TCCTCCATGATAACAAGCTGACACATACGGACCTCAAACCTGAAAATATTCTGTTTGTGAATTCAGACTACGAGCTCACCTACAATCTAGAGAAG AAGCGAGATGAGCGCAGCGTGAAGAGCACAGCTGTGCGGGTGGTAGACTTTGGCAGTGCCACCTTTGACCATGAACACCATAGTACCATTGTCTCCACTCGCCATTACCGAGCACCAGAGGTCATCCTTG AGTTGGGCTGGTCACAGCCTTGTGATGTGTGGAGCATAGGCTGCATCATCTTTGAATACTATGTTGGCTTCACCCTCTTCCAA aCCCATGACAACAGAGAACATCTAGCCATGATGGAAAGGATCTTGGGTCCTATCCCCTCCCGGATGATCCGAAAGACAAG GAAGCAGAAATATTTTTATCGGGGTCGCCTGGATTGGGATGAGAACACGTCAGCTGGACGCTACGTTCGAGAAAACTGCAAACCACTTCGG CGATATCTGACCTCGGAGGCAGAGGAACACCATCAGCTCTTCGATCTGATTGAAAGCATGCTAGAATATGAACCTGCTAAGCGGCTGACCTTGGGCGAAGCCCTTCAGCACCCTTTCTTCGCCCGCCTTCGGGCTGAGCCACCTAACGCCAAGTTGTGGGACTCCAGTCGGGATATCAGTCGGTGA
- the CLK2 gene encoding dual specificity protein kinase CLK2 isoform X4 produces MPHPRRYHSSERGSRGSYHEHYRSRKHKRRRSRSWSSSSDRTRRRRREDSYHVRSRSYDDRSSDRRAYDRRYCGSYRRNDYSRDRGEAYYDADYRHSYEYHRENSSYRSQRSSRRKHRRRRRRSRTFSRSSSHSSRRAKSVEDDAEGHLIYHVGDWLQERYEIVSTLGEGTFGRVVQCVDHRRGGARVALKIIKNVEKYKEAARLEINVLEKINEKDPDNKNLCVQMFDWFDYHGHMCISFELLGLSTFDFLKDNNYLPYPIHQVRHMAYQLCQAVKFLHDNKLTHTDLKPENILFVNSDYELTYNLEKKRDERSVKSTAVRVVDFGSATFDHEHHSTIVSTRHYRAPEVILELGWSQPCDVWSIGCIIFEYYVGFTLFQTHDNREHLAMMERILGPIPSRMIRKTRKQKYFYRGRLDWDENTSAGRYVRENCKPLRRYLTSEAEEHHQLFDLIESMLEYEPAKRLTLGEALQHPFFARLRAEPPNAKLWDSSRDISR; encoded by the exons ATGCCTCATCCTCGAAGGTACCACTCTTCAGAGCGAGGCAGCCGGGGGAGTTACCATGAACACTATCGGAGCCGAAAGCATAAGAGACGAAGAAGCCGCTCCTGGTCAAGTAGCAGTGACCGGACTCGGCGGCGCCGGCGGGAAGACAGCTACCACGTCCGTTCCCGGAG CTATGATGATCGTTCATCAGACCGGAGGGCATATGACCGGCGATACTGTGGCAGCTACAGGCGCAATGACTACAGCCGGGATCGGGGAGAAGCCTACTACGACGCGGACTACCGGCATTCCTACGAATATCATCGGGAGAACAGCAGTTACCGCAGCCAGCGCAGCAGCCGGCGGAAGCATAGACGGCGAAGGCGACGCAGCCGGACATTCAGCCGCTCGTCTTCG CACAGCAGCCGGAGAGCCAAGAGTGTAGAGGACGACGCTGAGGGCCACCTCATCTACCACGTCGGGGACTGGCTACAAGAGCGAT atgaAATCGTAAGCACCCTGGGAGAGGGGACCTTCGGCCGAGTTGTACAGTGTGTTGACCATCGCAG GGGCGGGGCTCGAGTTGCCCTGAAGATCATTAAAAATGTGGAAAAGTACAAGGAAGCAGCTCGACTTGAAATCAACGTGCTGGAGAAAATCAATGAGAAGGACCCTGACAACAAGAA CCTCTGTGTCCAGATGTTTGACTGGTTTGACTACCATGGCCACATGTGTATCTCCTTTGAGCTTCTGGGCCTTAGCACCTTCGATTTCCTCAAAGACAACAACTACCTGCCCTACCCCATCCACCAAGTGCGCCACATGGCCTACCAGCTGTGCCAGGCCGTCAAGT TCCTCCATGATAACAAGCTGACACATACGGACCTCAAACCTGAAAATATTCTGTTTGTGAATTCAGACTACGAGCTCACCTACAATCTAGAGAAG AAGCGAGATGAGCGCAGCGTGAAGAGCACAGCTGTGCGGGTGGTAGACTTTGGCAGTGCCACCTTTGACCATGAACACCATAGTACCATTGTCTCCACTCGCCATTACCGAGCACCAGAGGTCATCCTTG AGTTGGGCTGGTCACAGCCTTGTGATGTGTGGAGCATAGGCTGCATCATCTTTGAATACTATGTTGGCTTCACCCTCTTCCAA aCCCATGACAACAGAGAACATCTAGCCATGATGGAAAGGATCTTGGGTCCTATCCCCTCCCGGATGATCCGAAAGACAAG GAAGCAGAAATATTTTTATCGGGGTCGCCTGGATTGGGATGAGAACACGTCAGCTGGACGCTACGTTCGAGAAAACTGCAAACCACTTCGG CGATATCTGACCTCGGAGGCAGAGGAACACCATCAGCTCTTCGATCTGATTGAAAGCATGCTAGAATATGAACCTGCTAAGCGGCTGACCTTGGGCGAAGCCCTTCAGCACCCTTTCTTCGCCCGCCTTCGGGCTGAGCCACCTAACGCCAAGTTGTGGGACTCCAGTCGGGATATCAGTCGGTGA
- the CLK2 gene encoding dual specificity protein kinase CLK2 isoform X3: MPHPRRYHSSERGSRGSYHEHYRSRKHKRRRSRSWSSSSDRTRRRRREDSYHVRSRSYDDRSSDRRAYDRRYCGSYRRNDYSRDRGEAYYDADYRHSYEYHRENSSYRSQRSSRRKHRRRRRRSRTFSRSSSQHSSRRAKSVEDDAEGHLIYHVGDWLQERYEIVSTLGEGTFGRVVQCVDHRRGGARVALKIIKNVEKYKEAARLEINVLEKINEKDPDNKNLCVQMFDWFDYHGHMCISFELLGLSTFDFLKDNNYLPYPIHQVRHMAYQLCQAVKFLHDNKLTHTDLKPENILFVNSDYELTYNLEKKRDERSVKSTAVRVVDFGSATFDHEHHSTIVSTRHYRAPEVILELGWSQPCDVWSIGCIIFEYYVGFTLFQTHDNREHLAMMERILGPIPSRMIRKTRKQKYFYRGRLDWDENTSAGRYVRENCKPLRRYLTSEAEEHHQLFDLIESMLEYEPAKRLTLGEALQHPFFARLRAEPPNAKLWDSSRDISR; encoded by the exons ATGCCTCATCCTCGAAGGTACCACTCTTCAGAGCGAGGCAGCCGGGGGAGTTACCATGAACACTATCGGAGCCGAAAGCATAAGAGACGAAGAAGCCGCTCCTGGTCAAGTAGCAGTGACCGGACTCGGCGGCGCCGGCGGGAAGACAGCTACCACGTCCGTTCCCGGAG CTATGATGATCGTTCATCAGACCGGAGGGCATATGACCGGCGATACTGTGGCAGCTACAGGCGCAATGACTACAGCCGGGATCGGGGAGAAGCCTACTACGACGCGGACTACCGGCATTCCTACGAATATCATCGGGAGAACAGCAGTTACCGCAGCCAGCGCAGCAGCCGGCGGAAGCATAGACGGCGAAGGCGACGCAGCCGGACATTCAGCCGCTCGTCTTCG CAGCACAGCAGCCGGAGAGCCAAGAGTGTAGAGGACGACGCTGAGGGCCACCTCATCTACCACGTCGGGGACTGGCTACAAGAGCGAT atgaAATCGTAAGCACCCTGGGAGAGGGGACCTTCGGCCGAGTTGTACAGTGTGTTGACCATCGCAG GGGCGGGGCTCGAGTTGCCCTGAAGATCATTAAAAATGTGGAAAAGTACAAGGAAGCAGCTCGACTTGAAATCAACGTGCTGGAGAAAATCAATGAGAAGGACCCTGACAACAAGAA CCTCTGTGTCCAGATGTTTGACTGGTTTGACTACCATGGCCACATGTGTATCTCCTTTGAGCTTCTGGGCCTTAGCACCTTCGATTTCCTCAAAGACAACAACTACCTGCCCTACCCCATCCACCAAGTGCGCCACATGGCCTACCAGCTGTGCCAGGCCGTCAAGT TCCTCCATGATAACAAGCTGACACATACGGACCTCAAACCTGAAAATATTCTGTTTGTGAATTCAGACTACGAGCTCACCTACAATCTAGAGAAG AAGCGAGATGAGCGCAGCGTGAAGAGCACAGCTGTGCGGGTGGTAGACTTTGGCAGTGCCACCTTTGACCATGAACACCATAGTACCATTGTCTCCACTCGCCATTACCGAGCACCAGAGGTCATCCTTG AGTTGGGCTGGTCACAGCCTTGTGATGTGTGGAGCATAGGCTGCATCATCTTTGAATACTATGTTGGCTTCACCCTCTTCCAA aCCCATGACAACAGAGAACATCTAGCCATGATGGAAAGGATCTTGGGTCCTATCCCCTCCCGGATGATCCGAAAGACAAG GAAGCAGAAATATTTTTATCGGGGTCGCCTGGATTGGGATGAGAACACGTCAGCTGGACGCTACGTTCGAGAAAACTGCAAACCACTTCGG CGATATCTGACCTCGGAGGCAGAGGAACACCATCAGCTCTTCGATCTGATTGAAAGCATGCTAGAATATGAACCTGCTAAGCGGCTGACCTTGGGCGAAGCCCTTCAGCACCCTTTCTTCGCCCGCCTTCGGGCTGAGCCACCTAACGCCAAGTTGTGGGACTCCAGTCGGGATATCAGTCGGTGA
- the CLK2 gene encoding dual specificity protein kinase CLK2 isoform X5, with protein sequence MPHPRRYHSSERGSRGSYHEHYRSRKHKRRRSRSWSSSSDRTRRRRREDSYHVRSRSSYDDRSSDRRAYDRRYCGSYRRNDYSRDRGEAYYDADYRHSYEYHRENSSYRSQRSSRRKHRRRRRRSRTFSRSSSQHSSRRAKSVEDDAEGHLIYHVGDWLQERYEIVSTLGEGTFGRVVQCVDHRRGGARVALKIIKNVEKYKEAARLEINVLEKINEKDPDNKNLCVQMFDWFDYHGHMCISFELLGLSTFDFLKDNNYLPYPIHQVRHMAYQLCQAVKFLHDNKLTHTDLKPENILFVNSDYELTYNLEKKRDERSVKSTAVRVVDFGSATFDHEHHSTIVSTRHYRAPEVILELGWSQPCDVWSIGCIIFEYYVGFTLFQTHDNREHLAMMERILGPIPSRMIRKTSYSQMGE encoded by the exons ATGCCTCATCCTCGAAGGTACCACTCTTCAGAGCGAGGCAGCCGGGGGAGTTACCATGAACACTATCGGAGCCGAAAGCATAAGAGACGAAGAAGCCGCTCCTGGTCAAGTAGCAGTGACCGGACTCGGCGGCGCCGGCGGGAAGACAGCTACCACGTCCGTTCCCGGAG CAGCTATGATGATCGTTCATCAGACCGGAGGGCATATGACCGGCGATACTGTGGCAGCTACAGGCGCAATGACTACAGCCGGGATCGGGGAGAAGCCTACTACGACGCGGACTACCGGCATTCCTACGAATATCATCGGGAGAACAGCAGTTACCGCAGCCAGCGCAGCAGCCGGCGGAAGCATAGACGGCGAAGGCGACGCAGCCGGACATTCAGCCGCTCGTCTTCG CAGCACAGCAGCCGGAGAGCCAAGAGTGTAGAGGACGACGCTGAGGGCCACCTCATCTACCACGTCGGGGACTGGCTACAAGAGCGAT atgaAATCGTAAGCACCCTGGGAGAGGGGACCTTCGGCCGAGTTGTACAGTGTGTTGACCATCGCAG GGGCGGGGCTCGAGTTGCCCTGAAGATCATTAAAAATGTGGAAAAGTACAAGGAAGCAGCTCGACTTGAAATCAACGTGCTGGAGAAAATCAATGAGAAGGACCCTGACAACAAGAA CCTCTGTGTCCAGATGTTTGACTGGTTTGACTACCATGGCCACATGTGTATCTCCTTTGAGCTTCTGGGCCTTAGCACCTTCGATTTCCTCAAAGACAACAACTACCTGCCCTACCCCATCCACCAAGTGCGCCACATGGCCTACCAGCTGTGCCAGGCCGTCAAGT TCCTCCATGATAACAAGCTGACACATACGGACCTCAAACCTGAAAATATTCTGTTTGTGAATTCAGACTACGAGCTCACCTACAATCTAGAGAAG AAGCGAGATGAGCGCAGCGTGAAGAGCACAGCTGTGCGGGTGGTAGACTTTGGCAGTGCCACCTTTGACCATGAACACCATAGTACCATTGTCTCCACTCGCCATTACCGAGCACCAGAGGTCATCCTTG AGTTGGGCTGGTCACAGCCTTGTGATGTGTGGAGCATAGGCTGCATCATCTTTGAATACTATGTTGGCTTCACCCTCTTCCAA aCCCATGACAACAGAGAACATCTAGCCATGATGGAAAGGATCTTGGGTCCTATCCCCTCCCGGATGATCCGAAAGACAAG ctacTCTCAGATGGGGGAATAA